Part of the Halostagnicola larsenii XH-48 genome, ATCGTCCGCGATTTCGATCGCTTCGTGCCCTGGCGGACAGACTGCGATCACGGGCGCACCGCGCGTCTGGGCTTCCGCGGCGTTTTTCAGCGTCTTCTCGTCTTCCGTCCCGGTAAATACCGCAAAGAGGGGCGTTTCCGGCGTCACTAATGCGAGCGGCCCGTGTTTCAGTTCACCCGAAGCGAACCCCTCGGCGTGTTCGTAGGTGATTTCCTTGAACTTCAGCGCTCCCTCGAGTGCAACCGAGTACCCCAGCCCACGGCCGATGAAAAAGTAGGCCTGAGAATCCCTGTACCGGCTGGCGACCGATGCCGCCTGGGACTGTTCGAGTAGCGTCTCGATCGACTCCGGCATCGAATCGGCCGCCTCGAGAAGCGAGCGTCGATCGGTCCGGACCTCGCCCGTCTGATCCGCTGCGACTCGCCTCGCCAGCAACACGAGCATGAGCGCCTGCGATGAGAACGTCTTCGTCGCCGCGACGCCGATTTCTGGACCCGCCCTGATGAGGAGGGTTTCGTCCGCGACGCGTGATGCGGTGGATCCGATCACGTTCGTGACCGTCATCGTCTTGGCTCCGGCGGCTGCCGCACTTCGAAGGGCGTTCAGCGTATCCGCCGTCTCGCCGCTCTGGGTGACGGCGACGACGAGCGTGCTGTCGTCGATCGGCGGCGCAGCGACCGAATACTCGTTGGCGAGCAACGCCGTCGAGGAAATCCCCACCTGGTTGAGCGCCGTCGAACCGTACAGCGCCGCGTGGTAGGACGTCCCGCACGCGACGAACTGGACCTCGTCGATATCCTCGAACGTACCCCGTTCGAATCGCTCGAGGTCGATCGTTCCAGAGCGGGGATCGATCCGCCCTTCGATCGCCTGTGCGATCGAGGTCGGCTGTTCGCTGATCTCCTTGAGCATGAAATGATCGTACTCGCCTTTCCCTGCCTGTTCTGGGTCCCATTCGACGGTTTCACGCTCCCGATCGATCGGGTTTCCGTCCTGGTCGGTGTACTCGATTCCGTCACTGTCGACGACGACGACATCACCGTCCTCGAGATACACCACGGTATCGGTGTACTCGAGAAACGCGGGTACGTCGCTTGCGAGGAAGAACCCGTCGTCCTCGATACCGACGACGAGCGGCGAGCCCTGCCGCGCGGCATACAGGACGTGCTCGCCCGACCGCATGGCCGCGACGGCGTAGCTTCCCTCGAGGTCCGCTATCGCGCGTCGAAACGCCGATTCCGTGTCCATACCAGCGTCGATATACGACTGGATCAGGTGGGGGATTACCTCGGTATCCGTCTCGCTCGTGAACTCGTGTCCGTCGGCGGCGAGACGGGCTTTCAAGCGTGCGTGGTTTTCGATAATGCCGTTGTGGACGACGGCAATATCGCCGACGTGATCGGTGTGCGGGTGGGCGTTTTCGTCGGTCGGCGGCCCGTGGGTGCTCCATCGCGTATGCCCGATTCCGACGGCCCCCTCGAGTGGGAGATCGTCGATCGATTGTTTCAAGTCCGAAACTTTTCCGGACCGTTTCTGGACGTCGATACCACTGCCGTTCTGGATTGCGACCCCCGCCGAGTCGTAGCCGCGATACTCGAGATTTTCGAGGCCCGTGAGCAACGGATCTATCGCACTTCCATCGCCCACGCGGGCGATTATTCCACACATTCGCCGCTCACCTCCGAAACTGCGTGTCGATCGAACTCGGGAGGAGACCACGATCGCGAGGGCGAGAGCCGGTCAACGAGATCTGTTCTGCGATCGAACGCAAACGTTTGATCGCAAACAACGGTCTTTCGTTTCATAATCGGATAGTTGTCCGTGAGTGGAATGTGAGAGACATTCATAGCACGGACATGGATCTATTACAATCCGGGCCAGCCCATTACTATAGATCCGCTAACGCAGACTGTACGGACCCTGTAGTACGCGCCTATCGATCGTTCGATTCGAACGGAATCGTTTCTGTCACTGTCCGGTCGTTCCAAAGCCCGTGGGCTCGAGTCAAAAACCGAAAAGCGTGGCGATGGGCCGATGGGCCAGGATTCCGCCTCTGAGTCAGTGTGAGCCGTGATAATCGGGTGTAGCACGTGCGTATCGAACACAGTATGGATCAACAAACCGAACGGCCGTTCGAGGGGAATGTCGTTCGTTCGGCCTACTCTCCTGTTGGGAGACGTTTCGTCCCATTGTCGTTCGGAATCCGGGTACGATCAGCATCCGACCTAGATCGAATGGGCGGGCTAACGACACACCGGGGTTCCGGTGAAGTCTCACGCGTCTAGACGGGAATCGGCACACCTTTTGCGGGTCGTTCAAACAGTCACGTATGGGTTTTGGAAGCTACGACGAATCCGAGCAACAGCAAGAAACGACAGAGGAAGATGACGGCGAAGCGGTGAATGTCCACGAGCACGATCACGACGGGCAGATGACCGTCGAATCGAGCGCATCGACCGATGAACTCATCTCGCAACTTGGCGAAATGAAAGACGACGAATAGCGGCCAGCAGCGGTTATACTCGCCATATATCGGCTCAACGAAGGGGTATAGACCACGGATAACACGAATCGACAGCGGACTCAGATGAAATCAGACAAGCCCGCCGTCCACGGCCACGTCATCGCGAATATTATCGCGTAACGGAAATCCGCATTTGAGGCTGTAAACAGACAGAACGGAAGAAATTCACCGGAAGCGAGGTGTGATCCAGTCGCTGTTTTTCCGCCGAGAAAATCTCGAGGAAACGTGGGTGAGACCGCTCAGTACGTATTGACGAACAACGCCAGATAGATCTGCCCGAGGCCGGCGATGATCATCACGGCGCCCGCGAGTCGTTCGATGGCTTTCGTGTGATTGGCGATCCAACCGGCGTTCGCGACGAGTCCGACGCCCGTCGCGACCGTCAGCGCGACCATCAACACAACGATGATCCCGACGTACGAGGCGACGATCAACATCGCCGGTAGTACGTCCATCGTCATCGCCTGGGTTACGACGCCGAGAAAAACCGGTGCAACGCAGCCTGCTGCTGCGAGTGCGTACCCCGCACCGAAGATTCCAAAGCCGGTCAGCCCCGTCGGACGCTTCGGCAGGGCTACCGACAGTGATGGCGCCATATCAAACACGACGAGGAGTCCGAATACGACCAGCACGACGCCGACGGCGGGTTCGAGTATCGTCAATCCCCCGAGGATGTTCTGACCCACCCAGTACGCCGCTCCGAAAAGGCCCGCGAAGGTACCCAAGACACCGAGTCCGGCCACGAATCCCCGAAGTACCGAACCTCGCAACGACGAGCCCCGACCGTCCGTCTGATTTACGTAAAAACCGACGTATCCAGGGAGGAGTGGATACGCACACGGAGAAAAGAACGTCGTGACCCCAGCAATGAGGGAGAATCCGATCAGCGACACGAGAGCGGGATCGATCATCGGTGGTTACGACCCGTTGTCAGCCTCGAGGACAGCCTCGAGTTCGGTGACGACTTGATCAGCCGTTTTTCTCCCGGATTCTTCCCACTGGAGCCGCCCATCGGAATCGAACGCGATCCCGATCGGCGTTGCCGCCCCGTAATGAACGATCAAATCGGACATCGTATCGCGACCGACCGTCCAGTTAGCGTCGTATTCGTCCCACCACTCGACGATATCCTCGTCCGCGACCACGTCATCGCTTTCGTTCGTCACAGAGACGAACTGCACCTCATCGCCGATACGCTCGTGGGCCTCCCGGAGTTCCGGCATCTGTTCTTGACACGGGTTACAGTCTGTCGCAAACAGATCCACGAACATCACCTGCTCTTCGTTCGGGATCGAAATTTCGCCCGGTTCGCTTCCGGGTGCATCGAGGGTTCGAATCGAAACCGGATCGTGACGTCGTTCGCCGTCGTCGCCTGTCAACGCGGAGATCGATGGAACCCCATAAACTGCGGCAGTACCGGCAGTGGCGAGGGCACCCACGCTCCCCAGTCCTGCGAGCACATCCCGCCTACGCATCGTTCTCGACCACCGTTTGAACGTCGTCGATTACGTCCGTCGGTATTTCGGTGTGAGCTCTCGGATACGACCGTTCGACGATTCCGTCTTCGTTGACGAGAAAGATCATGTAATAGTGCGTAGTCCCTTCATCGGCATGCCCGTCACCGTGCCCTGAATCGTCGCCGTGATCCTCAGCATCGTGATTTTCATCACTACTAGCGTTTGTCTCGTTCGTATCTGCGCTCTCGTTGCCATCGGCGCTTTCGTTGCCGTCATCGTAGTGGTCGCCTTCCTGTGGTGGCTGCACATCGACCGGCGCACCGAACGTTTCGTTAACCAGATCAAGCGCCTCGTCCTGTGTTTCCGGGCGAAGGAACCGCCAATTCTCGGCTTCGACGTCGGCTCCGTGTTCGCGTCCGTATTCGCGAAGTGCCCCAGCGTCGTCAGTTTCGGGATCGAACGTCATCAATAGGAACGCGATATCGTCGTCGTACCCTTCGGCAGCGGCGTCTTCCTGAACGAGTCTGCACATATTCACGAGTGTCCCACACTCGTCGGTACACGACGTGAAAATGAAGGTCATAAGAAACGCTCGTTCGCCGACGTAATCGTCTCGAGAAACTACCTCGTCGGACAACGCATCGGGAATAGAAAAGGACGGGAACTCGTCGCCGTGAATAGGATGGACCGCTTTCGATAAGTCATGTTCTCGGTCCGGTGGACCAAGCGCGGTGTCGCTATTACCGAAGCCGCCGACGCTATCAAGACAACCGGCGAGGCCAAGGGCGCCAGTACCCGCCAGCGAACCTAGGTACGAACGTCTATCCATAGATGGTACTTAGAGCGCATTATCAAATGCTCGTTGGTTCGTTACTGGTAATTGGGAATTGGACGACGAGTATTTGAAATATTCTCGATATGTTGCGGAAAATTTGATGATACCACAGAGACAGAGATACAGAAGTTCGTTATTAGCTAACGTAGTAATGACTATCGTAGAAGGGTATTCAGAGTGGTCTACCACGGGAATTGGCTACCGGACTGAGGGGTGATTTATCATATTCAGGAAAGCGATGTGTGTCGATGATCTTGCAAACCGGCCGTGGGTTAGTCTTCCGAACGACAACGCAATCAACCGAACACGAACTCGAGGAAATGCCAGAATGGAGCCAAAGCCGGCCCCAATCTGGACGCAATCGAGAGTAGTACGTTTGGGATAACTAACCTCGAGGACGATGCATGGGTCTGTATGTCAAGCTTGGATCGAACGAATATGGAGGTGGGATGCCCAGAATGTCAGACAGATATTAGTGCCAGTATTCCCGCAGGAACGGGGATCGAACCCGTCGAGACCGGTGTTCGAAAGCGTCTTCGAGGGACGGAAACCGAATGCCGTTCGTGTGGACACGAACTCGAGATTTACTTCTACTGAGAGTTGGATATAGATACTGATACTTTCGGCTGGCAATGGAATAACATTCCTCTGTCAATAAGTCAACGCTAGTGAAAGTACGGAGGAAGTACCACACCGGGTTTCCGATGAAGATGAGCAGTGTCAGAACGTGAACGATCTCACGGAACGAAGACAGAGCGGACATAGAAGAATTCGAGGCAGAGAGGTGGACAGAGCAGAGCCAGAGGAGATCAAGCGAATAGTGGAAACACACCTCGTTTCCGGTGAATCGTCTTTTCCGGTGAACTCGTTTCGATGGGGAGCTAACGTGAATCGGGGACACCACGTTTCCAGTGAAAGTAGCTGAACGGGAAGAAATCGGAAAGCGGGTAGAGAACACATCAGCGGGAGACGAACGGTGAAATCGTTGGATAGTAGCCCTGTAGGGAGCGATTCGAAGAATGGTGGGCGGTGACGATAAGGAGTGAGAGTGGAGAGCGCGCACACACCGGGTTTCCGGTGAAATGGGGGTTGAAGGGGGGTGGGGGTGAGTTAGCGGGGGTGGTTTTCACCGGAAAGGAGGTGTGTGAAGACTCGGTCGATAGCTGAGAAGAAGACAATTACCGATCACGCTGCCGAATTCAACCAGAGAAGTAGATTCCGATATTCCTCAACAAAATCGATAGAAAGCAATGAGGTCGACAAAAGAGTGATTTAGAACG contains:
- a CDS encoding cytochrome C biogenesis protein; the protein is MAGLGVLGTFAGLFGAAYWVGQNILGGLTILEPAVGVVLVVFGLLVVFDMAPSLSVALPKRPTGLTGFGIFGAGYALAAAGCVAPVFLGVVTQAMTMDVLPAMLIVASYVGIIVVLMVALTVATGVGLVANAGWIANHTKAIERLAGAVMIIAGLGQIYLALFVNTY
- a CDS encoding SCO family protein; translated protein: MDRRSYLGSLAGTGALGLAGCLDSVGGFGNSDTALGPPDREHDLSKAVHPIHGDEFPSFSIPDALSDEVVSRDDYVGERAFLMTFIFTSCTDECGTLVNMCRLVQEDAAAEGYDDDIAFLLMTFDPETDDAGALREYGREHGADVEAENWRFLRPETQDEALDLVNETFGAPVDVQPPQEGDHYDDGNESADGNESADTNETNASSDENHDAEDHGDDSGHGDGHADEGTTHYYMIFLVNEDGIVERSYPRAHTEIPTDVIDDVQTVVENDA
- the glmS gene encoding glutamine--fructose-6-phosphate transaminase (isomerizing), which encodes MCGIIARVGDGSAIDPLLTGLENLEYRGYDSAGVAIQNGSGIDVQKRSGKVSDLKQSIDDLPLEGAVGIGHTRWSTHGPPTDENAHPHTDHVGDIAVVHNGIIENHARLKARLAADGHEFTSETDTEVIPHLIQSYIDAGMDTESAFRRAIADLEGSYAVAAMRSGEHVLYAARQGSPLVVGIEDDGFFLASDVPAFLEYTDTVVYLEDGDVVVVDSDGIEYTDQDGNPIDRERETVEWDPEQAGKGEYDHFMLKEISEQPTSIAQAIEGRIDPRSGTIDLERFERGTFEDIDEVQFVACGTSYHAALYGSTALNQVGISSTALLANEYSVAAPPIDDSTLVVAVTQSGETADTLNALRSAAAAGAKTMTVTNVIGSTASRVADETLLIRAGPEIGVAATKTFSSQALMLVLLARRVAADQTGEVRTDRRSLLEAADSMPESIETLLEQSQAASVASRYRDSQAYFFIGRGLGYSVALEGALKFKEITYEHAEGFASGELKHGPLALVTPETPLFAVFTGTEDEKTLKNAAEAQTRGAPVIAVCPPGHEAIEIADDHLAIPETDATLAGLLANVQLQLVSYYAATLLDRPIDKPRNLAKSVTVE
- a CDS encoding TlpA family protein disulfide reductase, coding for MRRRDVLAGLGSVGALATAGTAAVYGVPSISALTGDDGERRHDPVSIRTLDAPGSEPGEISIPNEEQVMFVDLFATDCNPCQEQMPELREAHERIGDEVQFVSVTNESDDVVADEDIVEWWDEYDANWTVGRDTMSDLIVHYGAATPIGIAFDSDGRLQWEESGRKTADQVVTELEAVLEADNGS
- a CDS encoding DUF5786 family protein; this encodes MGFGSYDESEQQQETTEEDDGEAVNVHEHDHDGQMTVESSASTDELISQLGEMKDDE